From Paraflavitalea devenefica, the proteins below share one genomic window:
- a CDS encoding LysR family transcriptional regulator, translating to MLNLEWLRTFKAIYETGNLTAAAQTLFISQPGASLHLNSLETYTGYPLFMRETRKMTPTERGIILYNCILDSLNKLEEAEQSFFRNSKVNKPTISVGMGVETFEYTLEEHLATLPFNLIVRFDRYLTLLHDLDTGKLDLIVTPQKGLQANLEYTPFMRERMVLVCGSHTDSGPLDQLVMTNDRPAIRQWLKQQVWYTMGADMEHLKNFWLANFDCLPDLHPNYVVPHFSSILRCLSNGKGLAVMPDFLCRRAIDHQTIRLAWEGSSPVESMLYFCKRKKTIFREEIRQLEALLVKDQV from the coding sequence ATGTTGAACCTGGAATGGCTTCGCACTTTTAAAGCAATTTACGAGACCGGCAACCTGACCGCCGCCGCACAAACGCTCTTTATTTCGCAGCCAGGTGCAAGCCTTCATTTAAACTCCCTGGAAACGTATACAGGGTACCCTTTGTTCATGCGTGAAACACGGAAGATGACACCCACCGAGCGAGGCATTATACTTTATAATTGCATCCTGGATTCCCTGAATAAGTTGGAGGAAGCTGAACAATCATTTTTCCGGAATTCCAAAGTGAATAAGCCAACGATCAGTGTGGGCATGGGGGTTGAAACGTTTGAGTATACCCTGGAAGAGCACCTGGCCACCTTGCCTTTCAACCTGATCGTACGATTTGACCGGTACCTCACGCTATTGCACGACCTGGATACGGGTAAACTGGACCTGATCGTGACGCCCCAAAAGGGTTTGCAAGCTAACCTGGAATATACACCGTTTATGCGCGAACGGATGGTTTTGGTCTGTGGCAGTCATACGGATTCCGGACCGTTGGACCAACTGGTTATGACCAATGACAGACCCGCCATCCGGCAATGGTTGAAGCAGCAGGTATGGTATACTATGGGTGCAGATATGGAACACCTCAAAAATTTCTGGTTGGCCAACTTCGATTGCCTACCGGACCTGCATCCCAATTATGTGGTCCCTCACTTCTCTTCTATCCTTCGCTGCCTGAGCAATGGTAAGGGCCTGGCCGTCATGCCGGATTTCCTTTGCAGGAGGGCGATCGACCATCAAACGATCAGGCTTGCCTGGGAGGGAAGTTCGCCGGTAGAAAGCATGTTGTATTTCTGCAAACGGAAGAAGACGATTTTCAGGGAGGAGATTCGTCAACTGGAAGCGTTGTTGGTTAAGGACCAGGTGTGA